In Geminicoccaceae bacterium, a single window of DNA contains:
- a CDS encoding NAD(P) transhydrogenase subunit alpha, with translation MHAIDPGIFNLIIFVLAIFVGYYVVWSVTPALHTPLMSVTNAISSVIIVGALISTGADSFAATFFGFIAVILAAVNIFGGFAVTNRMLSMFKKRG, from the coding sequence ATGCATGCCATCGATCCCGGGATTTTCAATCTCATCATTTTCGTGCTGGCGATATTCGTCGGTTACTATGTGGTCTGGTCGGTGACCCCCGCATTGCATACGCCGCTGATGAGCGTGACCAACGCCATCAGTTCGGTGATCATTGTCGGTGCGTTGATTTCGACAGGTGCCGACAGTTTTGCCGCGACATTCTTCGGCTTCATTGCCGTCATTCTCGCGGCGGTGAACATCTTCGGCGGCTTCGCCGTCACCAACCGCATGCTTTCGATGTTCAAGAAGCGCGGTTGA
- a CDS encoding NAD(P)(+) transhydrogenase (Re/Si-specific) subunit beta: MSANLAAIGYLVAGVCFILALRGLSHPASSRSGNRFGMIGMTIAIVVAILSLQHAGFATYLLILAGLAIGGGVGFVVARKIEMTAMPQLVAAFHSLVGLAAVFVAAAAFLNPGDFGILKDMADPYSIKALSLLEMGLGTIIGAITFTGSVIAFGKLQAKLPPAVENALGPLKGPVTKVMSSKPIMLPARHVINIAIAVLIVLVLAWFMSSVSGFAFFLMTLMAFAIGVLLIIPIGGADMPVVVSMLNSYSGWAAAGIGFTLQNPALIVTGALVGSSGAILSYIMCKAMNRSFISVILGGFGESGGAAGDDDIDRTVKSGSADDAAFIMENAQDVIIVPGYGMAVAQAQHAVRELFDTLTKKGVNVRFAIHPVAGRMPGHMNVLLAEANIPYDVVHEMEDINNDFQQADVAYVIGANDITNPAAKNDPQSPIFGMPVLDVDKAKAVFFVKRSMAAGYAGIENTLFYQDNTMMLFGDAKKMTEEIVKGMD, encoded by the coding sequence ATGAGCGCCAATCTTGCCGCCATCGGCTACCTCGTCGCCGGCGTCTGCTTCATTCTCGCCCTGCGCGGCCTCTCGCATCCCGCGAGTTCCCGTTCGGGTAACCGCTTCGGCATGATCGGCATGACGATCGCCATCGTCGTCGCGATCCTGTCGCTCCAGCATGCGGGTTTCGCTACCTACCTGCTGATCCTTGCCGGTCTTGCGATCGGTGGTGGCGTCGGATTTGTCGTCGCCAGGAAGATCGAGATGACGGCGATGCCCCAGCTGGTGGCCGCCTTTCATTCACTCGTCGGCCTGGCTGCGGTGTTCGTTGCGGCTGCCGCCTTCCTCAATCCGGGTGATTTCGGCATCCTGAAGGATATGGCTGATCCCTACAGCATCAAGGCCCTCTCGCTCCTTGAGATGGGGCTGGGGACCATCATCGGTGCCATTACCTTCACGGGCTCGGTGATTGCCTTCGGCAAGCTGCAGGCCAAGTTGCCTCCGGCTGTCGAGAACGCGCTGGGGCCGCTCAAGGGACCGGTCACCAAGGTCATGAGCAGCAAGCCGATCATGCTGCCCGCCCGCCATGTCATCAATATCGCCATCGCCGTGCTCATCGTGCTGGTGCTTGCCTGGTTCATGAGCTCGGTGAGCGGCTTTGCCTTCTTCCTCATGACGTTGATGGCCTTTGCGATAGGCGTGCTGCTCATCATCCCGATCGGCGGCGCTGACATGCCTGTCGTGGTATCGATGCTCAATTCCTACTCGGGCTGGGCCGCTGCGGGAATCGGCTTCACGCTCCAGAATCCGGCGCTCATCGTCACGGGTGCCCTGGTCGGATCATCGGGTGCCATCCTTTCCTACATCATGTGCAAGGCGATGAACCGTTCGTTCATCTCGGTCATCCTTGGTGGCTTTGGCGAAAGTGGCGGAGCGGCCGGAGACGATGACATCGATCGGACCGTCAAGTCGGGGAGTGCCGACGATGCTGCCTTCATCATGGAGAATGCGCAGGACGTCATCATCGTTCCCGGCTATGGCATGGCCGTGGCGCAGGCACAGCATGCGGTGCGAGAATTGTTCGACACGTTGACCAAGAAGGGCGTGAATGTGCGCTTCGCGATCCATCCGGTAGCCGGTCGCATGCCCGGTCACATGAATGTGTTGCTGGCCGAAGCCAATATTCCCTACGATGTCGTCCACGAGATGGAGGACATCAACAACGACTTCCAGCAGGCCGATGTGGCCTATGTCATCGGCGCGAACGATATCACCAATCCGGCTGCAAAGAATGATCCGCAGAGCCCGATTTTCGGCATGCCGGTTCTCGATGTCGACAAGGCCAAGGCTGTCTTCTTCGTCAAGCGTTCGATGGCCGCCGGCTATGCGGGCATCGAGAACACGCTGTTCTATCAGGATAATACCATGATGCTGTTTGGCGATGCAAAGAAGATGACCGAGGAAATCGTGAAGGGTATGGATTAG
- a CDS encoding O-antigen ligase family protein, translating into MSAVSARSDVFQNQGRGWYGLDVVFDYIFSFEFYFVLYLYSNALKFLIPFPPLPVDETIVFAGISILIGIRVIIMEGIRVQSLYLVGAYLLFISFLLLSTTWSGSKILSREYLTYYFSFQFWNITAGTAVLATSRERCTRFINLVILFSVVIGSAGIYIYHVFGSFRFYEGFAKGIRVYNRWGYAVAYGCVGAFGFFCLSRMFTSRQITYGILFVIAFYFLIIGTSRGSLLSALAGLCSIILFLRPQIDENGHILVHKVYILFFAVFIIGIFTIVYIVINVGNIETFGRFVKLYEQSENTDLVFGPNRFNYYHEAILHWLQAPIFGNGIADFALYGRPAELEGAHPHNMVLELLTDGGIFGLLLFSLILFVALHKIGFSTIGNDPLMLTIMMLFLSKMVAGMYSTQICLMDFLFVSIGMLTLAPSGQDAPATWSDPLVPGAIR; encoded by the coding sequence ATGTCGGCAGTTTCTGCAAGATCCGATGTGTTCCAAAATCAGGGGCGTGGTTGGTATGGGCTTGATGTAGTATTCGATTATATTTTCTCGTTTGAATTCTATTTTGTTCTTTATCTTTATTCAAATGCCCTGAAATTCCTGATACCGTTTCCACCGCTTCCTGTCGATGAAACGATCGTGTTCGCGGGGATCAGTATTCTTATCGGTATCCGTGTGATAATCATGGAAGGCATCCGGGTACAGTCATTATATCTGGTCGGGGCTTATCTCCTCTTTATCAGCTTTCTTCTCCTCAGTACGACGTGGTCAGGGTCGAAAATCTTATCCAGGGAATATCTGACGTATTATTTTTCATTTCAGTTCTGGAATATCACCGCGGGTACGGCGGTTCTCGCCACGTCCCGCGAGCGGTGTACCCGTTTCATCAATCTCGTCATCCTGTTTTCAGTAGTGATTGGTTCAGCAGGAATATACATTTATCACGTTTTCGGTTCATTCCGGTTTTATGAAGGTTTCGCCAAGGGAATACGTGTCTACAATCGCTGGGGGTATGCGGTAGCCTATGGCTGTGTTGGCGCATTCGGGTTTTTCTGCTTGTCGAGAATGTTCACAAGCCGACAGATCACTTATGGCATTCTTTTTGTAATTGCGTTCTACTTCCTTATCATTGGAACAAGCCGCGGGTCGCTACTTTCCGCATTGGCAGGTCTTTGCTCGATCATCCTGTTCTTGCGTCCCCAGATTGACGAGAATGGTCATATCCTTGTCCACAAGGTCTATATTCTGTTTTTTGCAGTATTTATCATAGGAATTTTCACGATAGTCTACATAGTGATCAATGTTGGCAACATTGAAACCTTTGGCAGATTTGTGAAACTCTACGAACAGTCGGAGAATACAGATCTCGTTTTTGGACCGAACAGGTTCAACTACTATCACGAGGCCATCCTGCATTGGCTCCAGGCACCGATATTCGGCAATGGCATCGCCGATTTTGCGCTCTATGGCCGCCCGGCCGAACTGGAAGGAGCTCATCCGCATAACATGGTCCTCGAACTTCTGACGGATGGTGGAATCTTTGGCCTGTTGTTGTTCAGTCTCATACTGTTCGTGGCCCTCCATAAGATCGGTTTTTCGACTATTGGAAATGATCCCTTGATGCTGACGATCATGATGCTGTTCCTGTCAAAAATGGTGGCCGGAATGTACAGCACGCAAATTTGCCTGATGGACTTCCTGTTCGTATCGATAGGAATGCTCACGCTGGCGCCGTCTGGCCAGGATGCACCGGCCACCTGGAGCGATCCCCTTGTTCCGGGCGCAATCAGGTAA
- a CDS encoding GtrA family protein: MKETLREFVAFLAGGLFVTAVHFLLLTGLVELDVLMPLVATSLAYCICALLNFFIRYNLVFRSSAPMGTALLRAVFVSGCGFVLNASIFALVETFDRSHYLFSQLCATGGVFIWNFTASRYWVFAQRHSRTAGKMGPSCGNRAGGPMESSTTGDKCHQAPISTTLPEWSES, encoded by the coding sequence ATGAAGGAAACATTGCGGGAGTTTGTGGCATTCCTCGCCGGGGGGCTCTTCGTGACGGCAGTGCATTTCCTGCTGTTGACCGGGCTGGTTGAACTGGATGTGCTGATGCCGCTGGTGGCAACCAGTCTCGCCTATTGTATCTGCGCCCTGCTGAATTTCTTCATTCGCTACAACCTGGTGTTTCGGAGCTCCGCTCCGATGGGGACAGCACTCCTGCGGGCGGTGTTCGTGTCCGGTTGCGGGTTCGTCCTCAACGCCTCGATCTTCGCGCTGGTCGAGACGTTCGATCGTTCGCACTATCTCTTCTCACAACTGTGTGCGACCGGCGGCGTCTTCATCTGGAACTTCACGGCGTCGCGCTACTGGGTTTTCGCTCAACGCCACTCGCGGACTGCGGGGAAGATGGGCCCATCTTGCGGGAATCGCGCGGGTGGGCCCATGGAGTCATCAACAACGGGCGATAAGTGCCATCAGGCTCCGATTTCGACGACCTTGCCGGAATGGAGCGAGTCGTAG
- the iolG gene encoding inositol 2-dehydrogenase has translation MLRFALFGAGRIGRMHADNLAAHPGAELAYVYDVVSDSANDCAKRHGATAASSIDDALNDKTVDAVLIASSTDTHVDLIGAAARAGKAILCEKPVDLDMARVDRCWNEIKGLDPRVMIGFNRRFDPSFKAVHDGIRSGEIGELRQLIITSRDPEVPPVAYMKVAGGLLRDMTIHDFDLARYMLGEEPVKVTCFANALIAQEVRDLNDHDTAMILLETASGAQCCINNYRKAVYGYDQRVEAIGATGMLKAENRRGTAVERWNAEHTAARDPVLYFFIERYREAYNAEIQAFIDAVEKGSAMPVSFEDGRRALALANAAYDSLHSGKVVEIGA, from the coding sequence ATGCTTCGCTTCGCTCTTTTCGGCGCCGGCCGCATCGGCCGCATGCATGCCGACAATCTTGCCGCCCATCCCGGGGCCGAACTGGCCTATGTCTACGATGTCGTCAGCGATTCCGCGAATGACTGCGCCAAAAGGCACGGTGCCACCGCGGCATCGTCGATCGACGACGCGCTGAACGACAAGACCGTCGATGCCGTCCTGATCGCATCCTCGACCGATACCCATGTCGACCTCATCGGCGCCGCAGCCAGGGCCGGCAAAGCCATCCTGTGCGAGAAGCCGGTCGATCTCGACATGGCCCGCGTCGATCGCTGCTGGAACGAGATCAAGGGACTCGATCCACGGGTGATGATAGGATTCAATCGGCGCTTCGATCCCTCGTTCAAGGCGGTACATGACGGCATACGCAGTGGCGAGATCGGCGAACTGCGTCAGTTGATCATCACCAGCCGCGACCCCGAGGTTCCGCCTGTCGCCTACATGAAGGTGGCTGGAGGCCTGTTGCGTGACATGACCATCCACGATTTCGACCTCGCCCGCTACATGCTGGGCGAGGAGCCGGTCAAGGTGACCTGTTTTGCCAACGCGCTGATCGCACAGGAGGTTCGCGACCTGAACGATCACGACACGGCGATGATCCTGCTCGAGACCGCATCCGGTGCACAGTGCTGCATCAACAACTACCGCAAGGCGGTCTACGGATACGACCAGAGGGTCGAGGCCATCGGTGCCACCGGCATGCTCAAGGCCGAAAACCGGCGCGGGACGGCTGTCGAGCGATGGAACGCGGAGCATACGGCGGCACGGGATCCCGTTCTCTATTTCTTCATCGAGCGCTACAGGGAAGCCTACAATGCGGAAATTCAGGCATTCATCGACGCCGTGGAGAAAGGCAGCGCCATGCCGGTGAGTTTCGAGGACGGCCGTCGGGCACTGGCGCTGGCCAATGCAGCCTACGACTCGCTCCATTCCGGCAAGGTCGTCGAAATCGGAGCCTGA